Proteins encoded in a region of the Isosphaeraceae bacterium EP7 genome:
- the ctaD gene encoding cytochrome c oxidase subunit I, with product MSGTLVEPHAHSGHRPPEEVENYIAAEHSVRSWLLTVDHKRIGILYMVSITLFFFIGGVMATLIRLELMTPKGDILKSADEYNRLFTQHGIVMIFFFLIPSIPAVLGNFLIPLQIGARDLAFPKLNLLSWYIFIIGGAISLGVMVTGGVDTGWTFYTPFSSMYSNTNVIATAIGVFIVGFSSILTGLNFIVTIHTMRCPGMTWGRLPLFCWATYATSLVQVLGTPVLAITIALLGLERLLHVGIFDPKLGGDPVLFQHMFWFYSHPAVYIMVLPSFGVLNEIIPCFSRRPIFGYKFMAGAILAISMLGFLVWGHHMFVSGQSMYAGMIFAILSLLVGIPSGIKVFNWTATMYKGQIIGKTPMLYALGFVGLFTIGGLTGLMLASLAIDVHVHDTYFVVAHFHYIMVGGATMAYLGGLHFWWPKISGRMYPEFWGKVAAMIIFVGFNLTFFPQFLLGYLGMPRRYYEYRPEFQILHVMSTAGSSILAVGFAMPLVYLILSLWYSPKAPANPWGATGLEWTTPSPPPPYNFETTPIVTEGPYQYDHDEVAHA from the coding sequence ATGAGCGGGACACTAGTCGAGCCGCACGCACATTCCGGGCATCGGCCACCCGAAGAGGTCGAGAACTACATCGCCGCCGAGCACTCGGTTCGGTCGTGGCTCCTGACCGTCGACCATAAGCGCATCGGCATCCTCTACATGGTGTCGATCACGCTCTTCTTCTTCATCGGCGGCGTGATGGCCACGCTGATCCGCCTGGAGTTGATGACCCCCAAGGGGGACATCCTCAAGAGCGCCGACGAGTACAACCGGCTGTTCACGCAGCACGGGATCGTCATGATCTTCTTCTTCCTCATCCCGTCGATCCCGGCGGTGCTGGGGAACTTCCTGATCCCGCTGCAGATCGGCGCGAGGGACCTGGCCTTCCCCAAGCTCAACCTGCTGAGCTGGTACATCTTCATCATCGGCGGAGCCATCTCGCTGGGCGTGATGGTCACCGGCGGCGTCGACACCGGCTGGACCTTCTACACGCCGTTCAGCAGCATGTACTCGAACACCAACGTGATCGCCACGGCGATCGGGGTGTTCATCGTCGGCTTCTCGTCGATCCTCACCGGCCTGAACTTCATCGTGACCATCCACACGATGAGGTGCCCCGGGATGACCTGGGGCCGGCTCCCCCTGTTCTGCTGGGCCACCTACGCCACCAGCCTTGTCCAGGTGCTGGGCACCCCCGTGCTGGCCATCACCATCGCCCTGCTGGGCCTGGAGCGACTGCTCCACGTCGGCATCTTCGACCCCAAGCTGGGCGGCGACCCGGTGCTGTTCCAGCACATGTTCTGGTTCTACTCGCACCCGGCCGTCTACATCATGGTGCTGCCCAGCTTCGGGGTGCTCAATGAGATCATCCCCTGCTTCTCGCGGCGGCCCATCTTCGGCTACAAGTTCATGGCCGGCGCCATCCTGGCCATCTCCATGCTGGGGTTCCTCGTCTGGGGCCACCACATGTTCGTCAGCGGCCAGTCGATGTACGCCGGGATGATCTTCGCGATCCTCAGCCTGCTGGTAGGCATCCCCTCGGGCATCAAGGTCTTTAACTGGACGGCCACGATGTACAAGGGGCAGATCATCGGCAAGACGCCGATGCTCTACGCCCTCGGCTTCGTCGGCCTGTTCACCATCGGCGGCCTGACGGGCCTGATGCTCGCGTCCCTGGCCATCGACGTCCACGTGCACGACACCTACTTCGTCGTGGCCCACTTCCACTACATCATGGTCGGCGGCGCGACGATGGCCTACCTGGGCGGGCTCCACTTCTGGTGGCCCAAGATCAGCGGCCGGATGTACCCCGAATTCTGGGGCAAGGTCGCGGCGATGATCATCTTCGTCGGCTTCAACCTGACCTTCTTCCCCCAGTTCCTGCTCGGCTACCTGGGCATGCCCAGGCGCTACTATGAGTACCGGCCCGAGTTCCAGATCCTCCACGTCATGTCGACCGCCGGCTCGTCGATCCTCGCCGTCGGCTTCGCCATGCCGCTGGTCTACCTGATCCTGTCGCTCTGGTACTCGCCCAAGGCCCCGGCGAACCCCTGGGGCGCGACGGGCCTGGAATGGACCACCCCCTCTCCTCCGCCCCCCTATAACTTCGAGACCACTCCGATCGTGACCGAAGGCCCCTACCAGTACGATCATGACGAGGTGGCCCATGCATGA
- a CDS encoding cytochrome c oxidase subunit 3 → MHEPVATSGVAFDLDDVPLAHHFDTPEQQHQSAVLGMWAFLATEVMFFGGALTAYAVYRTLYPNEFAAASQQLSPALGAFNTVILLGSSLSVALAVRSSQLRQRRETVALLLITMVLGVAFLGIKAYEWSTEFSHHLAPGASFHYEPTGEHGGGGQAPVKMTVTDLSAVGAHALDANKVQMFFVFYFFLTGLHGFHMIIGLVILGLLASMIARRKLPATGERPVEITGLYWHFVDVVWVFLYPLLYLIEVVHP, encoded by the coding sequence ATGCATGAGCCCGTGGCCACTTCCGGCGTCGCGTTCGACCTCGATGACGTCCCCCTGGCGCATCACTTCGACACCCCCGAGCAGCAGCACCAGAGCGCCGTGCTCGGGATGTGGGCGTTCCTCGCCACCGAGGTCATGTTCTTCGGGGGCGCGCTGACGGCGTATGCCGTCTACCGGACCCTCTATCCCAATGAGTTCGCGGCCGCCAGCCAGCAGCTCAGCCCCGCGCTGGGCGCCTTCAACACCGTGATCCTGCTGGGCAGTTCGCTGTCCGTGGCGTTGGCCGTCCGCTCCTCGCAGCTCAGGCAGCGGCGCGAGACCGTCGCCCTGTTGCTGATCACGATGGTCCTGGGCGTCGCGTTCCTGGGCATCAAGGCCTACGAGTGGTCGACCGAGTTCAGCCACCACCTCGCCCCCGGCGCGAGCTTCCATTACGAGCCCACCGGGGAGCACGGCGGCGGTGGCCAGGCGCCCGTCAAGATGACGGTCACGGACCTCTCGGCCGTCGGCGCGCACGCGCTCGATGCCAACAAGGTGCAGATGTTCTTCGTCTTCTACTTCTTCCTCACCGGCCTGCACGGCTTCCACATGATCATCGGCCTGGTGATCCTCGGGCTGCTGGCCTCGATGATCGCACGGCGGAAGCTACCGGCCACGGGGGAGCGGCCCGTCGAGATCACCGGACTCTACTGGCACTTCGTCGACGTCGTCTGGGTGTTCCTCTACCCCCTGCTTTACCTTATCGAAGTGGTCCACCCATGA
- a CDS encoding cytochrome C oxidase subunit IV family protein, with protein sequence MSDQHVLPIRTYLITFVALLLLLGAAVAAAYMPLGQFHLAVTLSIAAIKAMVIMVVFMHLKDSSRLTWVFAGGSFVWLGIMLTITMADYLSREWLVMPGK encoded by the coding sequence ATGAGCGACCAGCACGTCCTGCCCATCCGTACCTACCTGATCACCTTCGTCGCGCTGCTGCTCCTGCTCGGTGCGGCCGTCGCCGCGGCCTACATGCCGCTGGGCCAGTTCCACCTGGCCGTCACCCTCTCGATCGCGGCGATCAAGGCGATGGTGATCATGGTCGTCTTCATGCACCTCAAGGATAGCAGCCGCCTGACCTGGGTCTTCGCCGGCGGCTCCTTCGTCTGGCTGGGCATCATGCTCACCATCACGATGGCCGACTATCTCTCTCGAGAATGGCTCGTCATGCCCGGCAAGTGA
- a CDS encoding plastocyanin/azurin family copper-binding protein — protein sequence MVRSRMTRLLVGLVTLGGLACGAARLNEAKAADPKAERADQIRRLFGRENLIAWCIVPFDSQKRSPEARAEMLARLGFKHFAYDWRAEHVPTFDAEIAALKGRGVALDAFWASGELNADTRNILDVLKRNGVRSRLWVLLDFGADRVTGTEQERRVEAAVGKLAPLAAAAKEAGCSIALYNHGGWFGEPENQIVIVERLRAMGFADAGIVYNQHHGHDHLDGFAAKLAKLKPYLVTLNLNGMEPEGDKHDKKILPLGQGSLDLGLMQTIVDSGYAGPIGILGHTQDDAEQRLKDNLDGLDWLVPQLDGTPPGPRPKPRTYTPPPGQASTTTEQEAEVVAKLVAEAKEHGDAARGALVFMNARYGCQTCHKVGEVGGEVGPSLTTVGACLKPEQIAGAVLWPNREVKEGYAATVVATADGRVIQGYRREETATELVLRDAKTGVDVRLAKAEIEDLREVGSLMPDGLVAALPPDQRRDLIRFLLDQGKANDPRVAAMMKHGHGPAEFPYERAPIHPELRPDSTLPVNRGRLYDFYSKQAEFFAQQADRPPLLASFPGLDGGKDGHWGNQNEEAWKDGRWNDADLGRVLSGVFYGADGLTVPKGICVRLGEKGELAACFNPETLTYDSTWSGGFVKFSPTRHGFLGGLTLDGKSLSMPRGEKPQGPFTYRGFYRHGDRVLFSYKLGETEYLDAPWAEGGELKRVVGPAASHPLKALTAGGPARWPQVLTTKGELGKARPYAIDTIKPPFDNPWKAPLFFGDHDFLPDGTALITTMQGDVWHVSGLDDTLGEVRWRRFATGLHQPLGLIVVDGLAHVLGRDQITRLHDLNDDGEADFYECLSNAYFTSTSGHDFICGLQRDAAGRFYTASSKQGALRISADGRTVEVLATGFRNPDGIGLAADGSVTVPTSEGDWTPASAINLIRPGGHYGFGGPKEGRVPDLPLVYLPRGMDNSSGGQVSVPDDDRWGPLRNRMIHFSFGSGTAFLVLKDEVKGQPQGAVVPLPGEFRSGAHRGRFNPKDGQLYVSGMGGWGTYTPDDGSFQRVRYTGDPVQLPVDIRAHRNGIKLTFSRPLDASAAEDAPHQFAQAWNYRYSPNYGSLEYSPSHVGVQGHDTLSIRSATVLPDGRSLFLEIPELQPVNVLQLHLRVDRGDPIDLFATVHAMAPEFRDFPGYKPVDRPVAAHPILADLARLGKTTPNPWKPKIEGARSIEITAGKNLGYLPSTLTAKPGETLALTFINPDAVPHNWALLKPGTLRAVGDLVNKIISDPDAASRQYIPKTDDVLVYTDIVEPNERYRISFKAPETPGRYPFLCTFPGHWMVMNGELIVR from the coding sequence ATGGTTCGTTCGAGGATGACGCGGCTTCTGGTCGGACTGGTGACGCTAGGCGGGCTGGCTTGCGGGGCCGCCCGGTTGAATGAGGCCAAGGCGGCCGATCCGAAGGCGGAACGGGCCGATCAGATCAGGCGGCTCTTCGGCCGGGAGAACCTGATTGCCTGGTGCATCGTGCCGTTCGACTCGCAGAAGCGCAGCCCCGAGGCCCGCGCGGAGATGCTGGCCAGGCTCGGGTTCAAGCACTTCGCCTATGACTGGCGTGCCGAGCACGTCCCCACCTTCGATGCTGAGATCGCGGCGCTGAAGGGTCGGGGGGTCGCTCTCGACGCCTTCTGGGCCTCCGGCGAGCTGAACGCCGATACCCGCAACATCCTCGACGTTCTCAAGCGAAATGGGGTTCGCAGCAGGCTCTGGGTGCTCCTGGATTTCGGGGCCGACCGCGTGACGGGGACCGAGCAGGAGCGGCGGGTCGAGGCCGCCGTCGGGAAGCTTGCCCCGCTGGCCGCGGCGGCCAAGGAGGCCGGCTGCTCGATCGCGCTTTATAACCACGGCGGCTGGTTCGGCGAGCCCGAGAATCAGATCGTGATCGTCGAACGGCTGCGTGCGATGGGATTTGCCGACGCCGGGATCGTCTACAACCAGCATCACGGGCATGACCATCTCGACGGGTTCGCCGCCAAGCTGGCCAAGCTGAAGCCCTATCTGGTGACCTTGAACCTCAACGGGATGGAGCCCGAGGGGGACAAGCACGACAAGAAGATCCTGCCGCTGGGGCAAGGGTCGCTCGACCTTGGGCTGATGCAGACGATCGTCGACAGCGGCTATGCGGGGCCGATCGGCATCCTGGGCCATACCCAGGACGACGCAGAGCAACGCCTCAAGGACAACCTCGACGGCCTCGACTGGCTCGTCCCACAGCTCGACGGGACGCCGCCCGGCCCTCGGCCGAAGCCCAGGACCTACACCCCGCCGCCCGGCCAGGCCTCGACGACGACCGAGCAGGAGGCCGAGGTCGTTGCGAAGCTGGTGGCCGAGGCCAAGGAGCACGGCGACGCGGCTCGCGGGGCCTTGGTCTTCATGAATGCCCGCTATGGCTGCCAGACTTGCCATAAGGTGGGCGAGGTTGGTGGCGAGGTTGGCCCCTCGTTGACGACCGTCGGGGCTTGCCTGAAGCCCGAGCAGATCGCCGGGGCGGTCCTCTGGCCCAACCGCGAGGTGAAGGAAGGCTACGCGGCCACGGTCGTCGCCACCGCCGACGGCCGGGTCATCCAGGGTTATCGACGCGAGGAGACCGCAACCGAGCTGGTCTTGCGCGACGCCAAGACGGGCGTCGACGTCCGGCTGGCCAAGGCCGAGATCGAGGACCTGCGCGAGGTCGGCAGCCTGATGCCCGACGGCCTGGTCGCCGCCCTGCCGCCCGACCAGAGACGCGACCTGATCCGGTTCTTGCTGGACCAGGGGAAGGCGAACGATCCGCGGGTCGCCGCGATGATGAAGCACGGCCACGGGCCCGCCGAATTTCCCTACGAGCGGGCCCCGATTCACCCCGAGCTTCGGCCCGACTCCACACTTCCCGTCAATCGCGGCCGGCTCTATGACTTCTATTCCAAGCAGGCGGAGTTCTTCGCCCAGCAGGCCGACAGGCCCCCCTTGCTCGCGTCGTTCCCGGGTCTCGACGGCGGCAAGGACGGCCACTGGGGCAATCAGAATGAGGAAGCCTGGAAGGACGGGCGCTGGAATGACGCCGACCTCGGGCGGGTGCTCTCGGGGGTCTTCTACGGCGCGGACGGCCTGACCGTTCCCAAGGGAATTTGCGTCCGCCTCGGCGAGAAGGGTGAGCTGGCCGCCTGCTTCAACCCCGAGACGTTGACTTACGACTCAACCTGGAGCGGTGGGTTCGTCAAGTTCAGCCCGACCCGTCACGGATTCCTGGGCGGCCTGACCCTGGACGGGAAGTCGCTCTCCATGCCGAGGGGCGAGAAGCCGCAGGGACCGTTCACCTATCGGGGGTTCTATCGCCACGGCGATCGCGTGCTCTTCTCCTACAAGCTCGGCGAGACGGAGTATCTCGACGCTCCTTGGGCCGAAGGGGGCGAGCTGAAGCGGGTCGTCGGGCCCGCCGCCTCGCATCCGTTGAAGGCCCTGACGGCGGGCGGCCCCGCCCGCTGGCCGCAGGTGCTGACGACCAAAGGTGAACTGGGCAAAGCCCGGCCCTACGCGATCGACACGATCAAGCCGCCGTTCGACAACCCCTGGAAGGCGCCCCTCTTCTTCGGCGATCACGACTTCTTGCCCGATGGGACGGCCCTGATCACCACCATGCAGGGGGACGTCTGGCATGTCTCCGGCCTGGACGACACGCTCGGCGAGGTCCGCTGGAGGCGGTTCGCCACGGGCCTTCATCAGCCTCTGGGCCTCATCGTGGTCGACGGCCTGGCGCACGTCCTGGGCCGCGATCAGATCACCCGGCTGCACGACCTGAATGACGACGGCGAAGCCGATTTCTACGAGTGCCTGAGCAACGCCTACTTCACGTCGACCTCGGGCCACGACTTCATCTGCGGTCTTCAACGCGACGCGGCGGGGCGGTTCTACACCGCGTCCAGCAAGCAAGGAGCCCTGCGCATCTCGGCCGATGGCCGCACCGTGGAGGTCCTGGCGACCGGGTTCCGCAACCCCGACGGGATCGGCCTGGCCGCCGACGGGTCGGTGACGGTCCCGACCTCAGAAGGGGACTGGACCCCGGCCTCGGCCATCAACCTCATCCGCCCCGGCGGTCATTACGGCTTCGGCGGGCCCAAGGAGGGACGTGTCCCCGATCTACCCCTCGTCTACCTCCCTCGCGGGATGGACAACTCCAGCGGCGGGCAGGTTTCGGTGCCCGACGACGATCGCTGGGGGCCCCTGCGCAATCGGATGATTCACTTCTCGTTCGGCTCGGGGACGGCGTTCCTGGTGCTCAAGGACGAGGTGAAGGGCCAGCCGCAAGGGGCGGTCGTCCCGCTGCCCGGCGAGTTCCGCTCGGGGGCCCATCGCGGCCGGTTCAACCCCAAGGACGGACAGCTCTATGTCTCGGGCATGGGCGGGTGGGGGACCTACACGCCGGATGACGGCTCCTTCCAGCGGGTCCGCTACACCGGCGACCCCGTGCAGCTTCCCGTCGATATCAGGGCCCACCGCAACGGGATCAAGCTCACGTTCAGCCGGCCGCTGGATGCCTCGGCCGCCGAGGACGCCCCTCATCAGTTCGCCCAGGCCTGGAATTACCGCTACTCGCCCAACTATGGCTCGCTGGAATACTCCCCCAGTCACGTCGGCGTGCAGGGCCACGACACCTTGAGCATCCGATCGGCCACGGTGCTTCCCGACGGCCGCTCTCTGTTTCTGGAGATCCCCGAGTTGCAGCCGGTCAATGTGCTGCAACTCCACCTGAGGGTGGATCGGGGCGACCCGATCGACCTCTTCGCCACGGTTCACGCGATGGCCCCGGAGTTCCGCGATTTCCCCGGATACAAGCCGGTCGACAGGCCGGTCGCCGCCCACCCGATCCTGGCCGACCTCGCCCGCCTCGGCAAGACGACGCCGAACCCCTGGAAGCCCAAGATCGAGGGCGCCCGGTCGATCGAGATCACCGCCGGCAAGAACCTGGGCTACCTGCCCAGCACGCTGACCGCCAAGCCCGGCGAGACGCTTGCGTTGACGTTCATCAACCCCGACGCCGTGCCCCACAACTGGGCCCTGCTGAAGCCCGGTACGCTTCGCGCCGTGGGCGACCTGGTGAACAAGATCATCAGCGATCCCGACGCCGCATCACGCCAGTACATCCCCAAGACCGACGATGTGCTCGTCTACACCGACATCGTCGAGCCGAACGAACGGTATCGCATCTCGTTCAAGGCCCCCGAGACGCCCGGCCGCTACCCCTTCCTCTGCACCTTCCCGGGGCACTGGATGGTCATGAACGGCGAGTTGATCGTCCGCTGA